The following are from one region of the Salvia splendens isolate huo1 chromosome 2, SspV2, whole genome shotgun sequence genome:
- the LOC121766560 gene encoding protein ROOT INITIATION DEFECTIVE 3-like gives MEPEIIIASSPTDAGVSCWDLRTGAEHLRYRSCASPLHGLTSVAGRFLASSQVRDAKSSTSGSILYWSWNKAQVEVRSFPAEPIRPIACNSQGTYIAGGGISGDIYFWEVATGKLLKKWHAHYRAVTCLAFNDDQSLLISGAEDGCVRVWSLFLIFDAVRREETRNLFEYSFHEHSLRVTDVKTGYGGCNAIIVSASEDRTCKVWSLSRGKLLRNVIFPAVIDAISLDPGEHAFYAGGRDGKIHIAALNAPISQNSNNGPHVLGSLAEHSKAVTCLASSADGFLLVSGSEDGMIRVWDTRTRNIIRVFRHAKGPVNNVMVTRQPQLLNPRTSAPTASSRKQALTLPPQLEKFANSPDENTHVKVLIGGQDPSNGIIDSSYVSVQAMEAQIRELQQKGSTAAAEVDMERLKNDQLRSVQMIQHWKTMYDDLHQFCVDELLEDVRTERPTHHNL, from the exons ATGGAGCCTGAAATAATAATCGCCTCATCTCCGACCGACGCCGGCGTCAGCTGCTGGGACCTCCGCACCGGGGCGGAGCACCTCCGCTACAGGTCATGTGCCTCACCACTGCACGGTCTCACCTCCGTGGCCGGCCGCTTCCTCGCTTCTTCTCAAGTCCGAGACGCCAAGTCTTCTACTTCTGGCTCCATTCTCTACTGGTCGTGGAACAAG GCTCAAGTTGAAGTGAGGAGCTTCCCAGCAGAGCCTATTAGGCCGATTGCGTGTAACAGCCAAGGAACTTATATTGCCGGCGGAGGCATTTCTGGAGATATCTACTTTTGGGAG GTTGCGACTGGAAAATTGCTTAAGAAGTGGCATGCGCATTACAGGGCTGTTACTTGCTTGGCTTTTAACGATGACCAATCCCTCTTGATTTCAGGGGCGGAGGATGGATGTGTTCGTGTTTGGTCGTTGTTCCT GATATTTGATGCAGTTAGGAGGGAAGAAACGAGGAACCTTTTCGAGTATAGTTTCCACGAGCATTCTTTGAGAGTCACCGATGTCAAAACTGGTTATGGTGGGTGTAACGCAATCATCGTGTCTGCTTCTGAGGATCGTACATGCAAG GTGTGGAGCTTATCGAGAGGGAAATTGTTAAGAAATGTTATCTTCCCTGCAGTAATAGATGCAATCTCCCTTGACCCCGGGGAGCATGCCTTCTATGCAGGTGGTAGAGATGGTAAGATACACATTGCTGCCCTAAATGCTCCAATAAGCCAAAACAGCAACAACGGACCGCATGTACTTGGTTCACTAGCTGAGCACAG CAAAGCTGTAACCTGCCTGGCTTCTAGTGCTGATGGATTTCTATTAGTTTCTGGATCTGAGGATGGTATGATTAGGGTGTGGGATACAAGAACTCGAAACATCATCCGTGTCTTTAGGCATGCAAAAG GTCCAGTTAATAATGTTATGGTCACCAGACAACCCCAATTGCTTAATCCTCGAACATCTGCTCCCACTGCTTCATCAAGGAAGCAAGCATTAACATTACCACCACAGCTCGAAAAATTTGCCAATTCACCTGATGAGAACACCCATGTTAAAGTACTCATTGGGGGTCAGGACCCTTCCAATGGAATCATAGACTCTTCTTACGTCAGCGTTCAAGCAATGGAGGCTCAAATTCGAGAACTACAG CAAAAGGGATCGACTGCAGCTGCAGAAGTGGACATGGAACGACTGAAAAACGACCAACTACGATCCGTGCAAATGATCCAACATTGGAAGACGATGTACGATGACCTGCATCAATTCTGTGTTGACGAACTTCTGGAAGATGTTCGTACTGAAAGGCCTACTCATCACAATCTGTGA
- the LOC121768375 gene encoding heat stress transcription factor B-4-like — translation MAAMVENYESIMLSLDSQKSVPAPFLSKTYQLVDDPATDHIVSWGEDDTTFVVWRPPEFARDLLPNYFKHNNFSSFVRQLNTYGFRKIVPDRWEFANDFFKKGEKHLLCEIHRRRTSQPQMSIDAGAHHHHHQAFFPYPSRVSISPPDSDEQQQQHYSSPPPPPRPPITGINSLSALSEDNERLRRSNHMLMSELAHMRKLYNDIIYFVQNHVKPVAPSNSFTPSLFLCNSKPPPPSLNLLSSGENSFAKVLEDPEPCRTKLFGVPLQSKKRLHSEFNSSNKSRLVIDKDDLGLNLMS, via the exons ATGGCGGCAATGGTAGAGAATTACGAGAGCATAATGCTGTCACTAGATTCTCAAAAATCAGTCCCAGCCCCATTCCTGAGCAAGACTTACCAGCTGGTTGATGATCCCGCCACCGACCACATCGTCTCCTGGGGCGAAGACGACACCACTTTCGTCGTCTGGCGCCCCCCGGAATTCGCCCGTGACCTCCTCCCCAACTActtcaagcacaacaacttCTCCAGCTTCGTCCGCCAACTCAACACCTAC GGTTTCAGAAAAATCGTCCCGGACAGGTGGGAATTCGCCAACGATTTCTTCAAGAAAGGGGAGAAGCATTTGCTCTGCGAGATCCACCGCCGCCGCACATCTCAGCCGCAAATGTCAATCGACGCCGGcgcccaccaccaccaccatcaagCCTTCTTCCCTTACCCTTCCCGCGTCAGCATTTCCCCGCCCGATTCCgacgagcagcagcagcagcactactcctctccccctcctcctccgcGGCCTCCGATCACCGGAATCAACTCCCTCAGCGCGCTGTCGGAAGACAACGAGCGGCTGCGGCGGAGCAACCACATGCTGATGTCGGAGCTGGCCCACATGAGGAAGCTCTACAACGACATAATCTACTTCGTGCAGAATCACGTGAAGCCCGTGGCGCCCAGCAACTCATTCACCCCCTCTCTCTTCCTCTGCAACTcgaagccgccgccgccgtcgctCAATTTGCTCAGCTCCGGCGAGAATTCCTTCGCCAAGGTTCTAGAAGACCCCGAGCCCTGCCGCACCAAGCTGTTTGGGGTGCCGCTGCAGTCCAAGAAACGCCTGCATTCCGAgtttaattcatcaaacaagtcAAGGTTGGTGATCGACAAGGATGATTTAGGGCTCAATCTCATGAGTTAG